From a region of the Pseudanabaena sp. ABRG5-3 genome:
- a CDS encoding bifunctional 4-hydroxy-2-oxoglutarate aldolase/2-dehydro-3-deoxy-phosphogluconate aldolase encodes MNPWLSLLQQHRIIAVIRADNVSIAREMALAAAAGGIKLIEIAWNTDRAESLIPKLQQELPDCKIGTGTVLDTDSAERAIACGCSFLFTPHTNPELITKGLENNIPVIAGALTPTEIITAWQAGAAAVKVFPIKVLGGVEYLQCLQPVLRDIPLIPTGGVSLQNADKFLAAGAIAVGISSHLFSPEVIAEDDWTTIIARSQTLIQKVQPFQNQ; translated from the coding sequence GTGAATCCTTGGCTAAGTTTGTTGCAGCAGCATCGCATTATTGCCGTTATTCGGGCGGATAATGTCAGCATTGCTAGAGAAATGGCACTTGCCGCCGCCGCAGGTGGGATTAAGCTGATTGAAATTGCGTGGAATACCGATCGCGCTGAATCATTAATCCCCAAACTGCAACAGGAATTACCTGATTGCAAGATTGGTACGGGTACGGTTTTAGATACCGACAGTGCAGAACGGGCGATCGCCTGTGGATGTAGCTTTTTATTTACGCCCCATACTAATCCTGAACTCATTACCAAGGGCTTAGAAAATAATATTCCTGTAATCGCAGGTGCATTAACCCCGACAGAAATTATTACAGCCTGGCAAGCAGGAGCCGCTGCCGTCAAGGTTTTTCCGATTAAAGTTCTAGGTGGTGTGGAATATCTCCAATGTTTACAGCCAGTACTTCGAGATATCCCTCTCATTCCTACGGGTGGGGTGAGTCTGCAAAATGCTGATAAATTTCTAGCGGCAGGAGCGATCGCTGTGGGCATATCTAGCCATTTATTTTCCCCTGAAGTAATTGCTGAAGATGACTGGACAACAATTATTGCGCGATCTCAAACTTTAATCCAAAAGGTTCAACCATTTCAAAACCAATAA